CGAGGATCCTTGAAGTATTTACCCTGCTCCATAGCCCGTTTCTCACCTTCTTTGAGCATATCAGCGTTAATATCTACAATATCCATTGTAGATTCATTATCCCCAAATTTCGACTCAGCATGGTCCAATAGTCCAAAGGCGATGTCACCGGACCCCCCAGCCACATCAATGAAGTTCAAGGGAGTCGTGGAGTTAGGCCTTTTCCCCGCGTCCAATTTGTTGATGAAATGTTCTTTCCATAATCTATGGATACCCAGCGACATAACGTCGTTCATCAAATCGTACCGGTTGGCCACGGAGGAGAAAACATCTCCAACCAACTTCTGCTTAGTAGACTTCAGAACAGTCTTCGAACCAAAATGCGTGTACTTCTGTCCGGGTTGTTCAGTTGTGGGAGATGGAGGGGCAGTgggttcttcttctttgtacACTCTACGTGCTTGAGTAAAAAACCTTGACAGTCTTAGTGGGGCATTAACCAGCGAGCTCCGAGCGACCAGTGAGGAGATCAACATAATACCTTTCTTGCTGCGAACTGTGCTGGTAGCTTTGCAATTGCGACAATAGCAAAGTTAAGGAACGAGAGTGGCAGATATCCTCATAGTCTTCAACTTGCTTgatcctttttttttactttttcatttttgccAAATACGGAAGTTAGTTTCCATTTTGGGAAGCGTAGGCAACAGGGCATTATCCTTTCTGGAAAGACCTACATATAACGACACACTGGCCAAAACCAAGAGCACCATTGAAGTAGTTGGATATGGATCGTCGATTGATAGTGACAATGCATGTTCTGTTGTGCTGTTCTTGATTTTTAATGATAATTCTCACACTACTCCCCCAAGGAAAGTCGCAAAACCACGGCAGGTTAGAACAAGTGCAGACGATGATGGCCCAAACTTTTCCTGCTTGACTGGAATTCCACAGCAATTGCATTCGATGTAGCCACGGCCACTTGTTGTGCTTTATAAACGTGCACATATGGCATGCTGTTAAATAATTGACGCGTTGTACGGGTAACGTCCCGCGctatatttttgttttcatctCATCTTGATCAGATCCATAATGTTGCAATTGAAAACTGGAGTAGACCCTAAATAATAGTATCAAGATCGGTAGTCGCTGCTTCTTTTACGTTGGTCTTCGTTCACGTAATAAGCCGGGTTGAACAGAACTTCATGATACTGATGAAAGATGTGCAAAAAGAGCGCGTACAGAACGACCATGGCCATGATACTGTAGaaagtaataataatggtatgaacagtaataataatattcaaCAGGGACGGATGAGGAAGACACAGTTGTCCAAAAAGGAACTTTTCGAGAAGAGGAAATCTGATGTGCTGATTGCTGCTAAATCCCTAGATACAGAAATCCAGaatgtgaaaaatttgaaacgGTTGTCCATAGGTTCAATGGATTTAGTCTTTGACCCTGAACTAGAGTTTAAGCTGAGCAGCAGAAACTCGTATTCTTCAGATTCCTCGAAGGAGTCATTGCAAGAATCGCTGCACGGAGAGGAAATCAAACAACTGGAACAGGAGATAGAAGAAAGGGGCCAAGATGACGACGTGTATGAGGAGGACGATGCAACTAATGCAGACGACAGCATTGACATCACTCAAACGGAATACCTGCATGATGAAGAGACTTTGGAGAAGGAAAGGATATCTCGGAAggcttcttcaacttcattCCCTGCTAGAGTAACGTCCAGAAATAGAAGGCTCAGTGGAGTAAAGTCATTTCCACACGATGAAGTTTTAGACGTGGTGGATAGTCATGATTCGAATGCGGTCAATTTTACCCAAAACTTGTTGTGGGTGCCCGCTAACCAACATCCGAATGTTAAGCCGGAAAACTACTTGGAATTGATTCAAGACACTTTACAGAACATTCAAATATCCGTAGATCAGGAATTCGATGAAAGCAAATTAGAATTGGGCAACAACCATGCATTTCCCAACAGACAGCGTTCGGGTTCTATAGTGAGAAATCCATCTCGATTAAAAACCTCTTACAGCAAGTTTGATGACGAACCTTCTCTTGCAGGTCAACCACAACAGGAGCAAGAGCAAGTGGAAAGGCGAATACCCTCATCTGAATTTAAATCCATGAGATCTGTATCCTTGAAGGAAATCACTGAAGAACTAACCaagatttcaaataatgCAGGTTTGACAGATTCGGACGCAGTCACTTTGGCTAGAAGCTTGAGCATGTCAGGATCATTCACCAGTGGGAACCTTCACTTGAGCAATAATAACgctgaaaatgataatgaattCGCATCAAATATGTTTAATGAGATTGGTGGGGGAATACCAGAAAGGTCATCTCTAAGGAGATCCAAATTCAATACTTACAAAATCAGACTAGAAGGCAGTGGCCTCTCGCAAGCATCAAGACCGAATAGCCTAATGAGCATACAAATAAGTGAGGGCCGCAGAAGTGCATCGTTGCCTGCGTCCTACGCACAATTGCCTCAGCAGCAAGGCTCATTGAATGATTTCCAGGAGATTTTCGATCATTACAGAAAAACGAGTACTGAATGGGGTACtgaaaatacaaaatatgTTGATAATACCAACTACTATTCAGACGAAGAGGACCTGACACATGCCTCCATTTCTCAGGATAGTAGCTTCTTATCCACAGATAGCTCTAATAATAGCGTTTTGATGAAGCCACACAATTCAGGTTCGATGATTTCCGAAAGACTGGATCAGGATACGATTTCcaatgaaaacgaaaatacCGGTATTAGCGAGCCAAACCATGGTTGGTCGTGGTTGAATTCTGGAAATGAAAACTCAAGTAACAACGACCACATTTACGAGCCATTGATGGATGAACAAGACGCTGAAGACTGCctggaaaatgaagaggcTAATTTTGTCAATTTGAGCGTATCTAGGAGAGCAAAATCCACTAAACGCGTCTCTGAAAGAATCAACCATTCCAAAAATAGGCATTCACCAATACTTCAGATGCCTTCAGATGGTTCAAAATCGGTAGTGATTACTTCCTCAGTCCCTTCATCACCTCCGCTGCAGTCATCTGAAGCCACAATACCCGCGGCTGCAGAGAAAGAGCAAAATTGTCCCGATGATAACAGACCCCTTTCACATAAGAAACAATCGTTAGAGAAAAGGCTCGCCAGgttattcaaaagaaagcaaCATTGTGATGGTTCTAAATCGGATGCTAAAGTTCTCAAGAAAAACGTCAAAAACgaactgaaaaagaaggctTCACATTCGAGTTTGTCCAAATTCAGGAAAAGTCCCAAGAAAAAACgcgaagaagaggaagtgGTCCATGACCGACCTTCATCACCTGTTGAAACGATTACTactgaagattttgataCATCAAGTGATATTGAACCCGCCGTAGAGAGCCCAAATGCTTGTAACATTCTTCCTGACAGCAATACTAATCACAGTTCTGAATTCGTAGTGGAAACCATAAATGAATTAGACGGCGACGATTCATTTGATATCAGTGGTGGCGAGAACGACTGTAACATAGATGTACGTTCTGATATAGCCAGAGATACAACAGCTGGACCGAACGAGAGTATGGgggaagaggaggaaagTATGGTTCCATCTCCTGCACCTCAAATCTCAACTTtacttccaagaaaattaatatttgaagatgttaTTAAACCGGAGTACCCAAACGCACCAATAAAATTCACGGACAGTGCATTTGGCTTCCCATTACCAATGATAGCAAACTCCACTGTGATCATGTTTGACCATCGTCTAAATATCAATGTTGAAAGGGCCATCTACAGACTTAGCCACCTGAAGCTCAGTGATCCCGGGAGAGAATTAAGGCAACAGGTGTTGTTGAGTAACTTCATGTACTCTTATTTGAACTTGGTCAATCACACTTTATACATGGAACAGATGGGCAGTGAAGATGCGGTATTCAACAGTGATCCTGCATTGGGAATGACGGATAAGAATGATTCTGATGGTGCAATTGTAATTCCCGATATTTGATTCACGATCACTGGAAAGGTTGATGTATATGTACATAAAGACACATATTTTAAACTACTCTCAGGACACATTTAGCGTCAAGCTTATTATTATCACGATGAACGTTGTGGAACTGTGTATAACATCTcgttgttttcttttttatttattttctaagaaaataaagaaaagctcatctcatctcatcttACATTTGAAACCATATTGAAGTGATGATCTACTAGAGTGGGGCTactttaaaaaatattctttatCGTTTTAtactgcaaaaaaaatgtctaaAAGTAATGCTTATCGTATGCTAGTCCTGCTGGAAGACGATACTAAGATTAgtaaagaagatgaaaaatttttgaaaggcAAGCCAGGAAAAATGCATgaatttgttgatgaattgaTACTAccatttgaaattgatgaaCTAGACGAATTAAACATTTGGTTTGATAAGTTCGATGCCGAAATTTGTATACCGAACGAAGGTCACATCAAATATGAAATTAGTAGTGATGGGCTGATTGTGCTCATGCTggataaagaaattcaagagGTTGTCGAAAAGGTAAAGAATTTCGTCGAAGACAATAACtgaaatgataaaaatcaCTTTAGTTTTTGCATTTTGAGTCAATTGTTGTCCGTTGTGTATACATATGTACATATGAACTTAAGAGAGATGTGCATCAATACAGGGTCATGCATACGCGTACGAGACACCGAGTAGTGTGTCTCATTAATTTATAAATTCTGTAAAACAGTCTCTAATTTGTCTAGTCTTTCCCCCACGCCTATTCTTGTTAGTGCGTTGTTTTCTCCGGGGATCAACTCCAGCAACATTTTAGGCAAGAACTCTTTATTGTAAAATCGACACCATAGAGCATGTCCATTGAAATCCGTATGTTCTAGCCCTTTGATAGACGCCCGGTGGAAGCAAGCTGTGCATTGAACCAGATTGTCTTCCTGGAATTTCATGTAGCCGAGAAGCAACAATCCGACGAGAGAATAGTCCTTgcaattaaaaaaatgagcCAATTTCTGCATTTCTCTTTCTGTTAGATAATGAAATATACGAGAAGAATTTCTCTTAATATAAAACTCTTTTGATCCGGATGAAATTTTGTCAATACTTGTGTGAATTCTCTCGATGTCCATTATAAGATTTTGTGAGTTCAAATAGTATCCTTTGTTTAGATCAAactgattttttctccatGGACACTCACGAAGATGGTTGCCAATAATATTTGAGTTCcagattttttcattcagcTTCTTGTTGTGGCCAGTGACATCATCGCCATTCTTAGATGACTGAATTGTCATAATGGCatgacaacaacaacactTAAATACCGCTTGCGACTGCGATTGTCCCTGGTATGGCTTCCAACCCTTAGACGCTAAAGTTAGCGGATTAACCCATCGGGCGTCCCATTCAACGAGCAAGAGCCTTGtataattttgaatcaGGCGTATCTTTTCCAAGAGCGCCTGCAAGTCATGAAGTCGGAACCCAGAAAATTCATTAGAGCTTTGCTGTACCAAATCATCGAACAATTGTACACGGTTCTTACATTTTTCAGGGAGCATTGAACTGCCGTTATGAGGTTTCTTTCTATACCTCCATTTAGTAATAACTCGCTGCCCTAGAGTATTCGTGGGTTTGCCCGAAGCGGGTTTGGCGTTCTTTTCCAGGGCATCTCTGATTAATCTCAATTTAAGGTCCAATGCGTCCTTGTCCATTAGTAGCAGCCTTGAAATTCTGTCAATTTATGGGAAATAGTGGTCAATTCTCCTTTAGCATTCGTTTTAACATGTCAATTTCGTTCGTTCCGAATGACtgaagtttgaaaaattttcaaacaTTTTCCATATTGAATAAGCAAAACAAAGAgcattttgatttgataaCATAGTTTGAAGATTTGACTTCATAATCAATCGAAAGTTTTTAACAATTTTATAATTTGAATACACTTCAAAAGGGAATTGCacgttgttttttttggggAGAATTTTGTGGGGTATTTCGATCATTGTTCCAAATTTAcgttccttttttcttgaataaaaGACACCTCTTATCACTAACAGGCTTTTATTCGTTCAAATAGGATTCATTCAGGATTTACATAAAGAATTCTTTTTGCGATATACTACAGACTGAATTTTGGTTGCGTATTATTGTATCTGACATTGTATGAAAGATACACAAGAAAGCAGAAAGTAAGAAAGTCATTCAAAATGCCTATTATGTTGGAAGACTACCAAAAGAACTTTTTAGAGTTGGCTATCGAATGCCAAGCTCTAAGATTTGGTTCATTCAAGTTGAAATCAGGTAGAGAATCGccatatttcttcaatttagGATTGTTCAATACCGGTAAATTGCTTTCCAATCTAGCCACTGCGTATGCAATTGCCATCATACAATCTGATTTGAAGTTTGACGTGATTTTCGGTCCTGCCTACAAGGGTATCCCACTGGCTGCGATTGTTTGTGTGAAATTAGCGGAAATTGGTGGCTCCAAATTTCAGAACATTCAATATGCATTCAacagaaaagaagcaaaagatCATGGTGAAGGTGGTATCATTGTTGGCTCTGCGCTAGAAAACAAGAGAATACTAATCATTGATGATGTGATGACTGCTGGTACTGCCATTAACGAAGCATTCGAGATCATTGGTAATGCTAAGGGTCAAGTCGTCGGTTCCATCATTGCCTTGGATAGACAAGAAGTTGTGAGTACCGAAGATAAGGAGGGATTGAGCGCCACTCAATCCGTTAGCAAAAACTACGGTATCCCCGTCTTGAGCATTGTCTCTTTGATTCACATAATCACCTATTTGGAAGGCAGAATAACAGCAGAGGAGAAAAGCAAGATCGAACAATACCTTCAAACCTACGGTGCTTCTGCATaaaatcatattttttatcaactgatttatttatcttttttaaGAACTATTAATCTAGTTACTGCGGGACATGCACACCGcttatctatatatataaaaacaacgtatatatacatacatacatatgTAGAGCGAGAGAGTTTTCTtgtgatttttctttcttcttgatcgCCCGTTCATCTTGCTAGTAATTCTGTTCAAGCTCTCTCTGTATTCAACAGCAGCTTATTTGCAATcgatatgaaaaaaattaagcCGACTTGGTGTAAGAAACTTAAAACTAGAAAAATAGCGTAAACATACATATAAATGGACAAAGTAAGGGAAATAATCACCTCCTCACAActttgtatttattttttgggGCCTTAAACGACTTTTCTGCTGCGGTAATCTTGGGAGTTTCGTAAACAGATTTTGTCATTGGATGACCCATTAAAAATGGACTATGCAGTGGAACAATTACGTTCATTTTGAAGCCCTTTACACGAGGgatttctttaaattcaATGTTGTCGAAATCAGGACCATATGGAATTTCCCTCAGAGATTCAATAGTTGTTGGATGTTTTTTCATGTACTCCCCAACTGCTTTGATCAATTGCCTCTTACCGCCTTTGAATGTAGTGGCTGCACCAACCAATTgtccattttctttgaagagTACACGGACTCTACCAGGATTACCAAAGTCCTGCGGATGACATTTTTCACCTTCGAAAATGCACAATATTCCTAATTCGCGGACGGCATCTGCCATAGTTTTTGCCAAAGGGTTCTCAACAGCCAAATCCTTAGGAACTCTTCTACCTTCTTTGTGTGATCTGTTTACATCAAAGTAGCAAGGGTAGAGTATCTGAAATCTTTTAACTTCTTCTAGATCTTTCCTAGAGATCGTCTCAGAACGTTCAACCTTACCGGTTTTAGGATTGATGAAACTCAGTTGCTCCTTTTCACTGCTATTGctgttgttattgtcaTTGCTATTACTATTCATTTCGGGAAAAAGAGCAGGACTTTCTTGGTCTTGACTTCTTACCACTGTAGTCGTTATCTTCGGAGCAATCGGTGTCCTCAAAGAGGGATCTAACTCGGCCAAATCCATATCGAGATCATCGACATCATTGTAATCgtcaatttcttccagtCTGGGCATATTAACTGTATAATAATTCTATTCTTGggttatttttcttctattttgCAGGTGGCCTAGCTTGTTGAATGTTattaacatttttttttcagttcatAAAAGcgtaaaaaataaatattctGAAATTTAAAAGGAACAAAAGTTACGAAGTAGCTGGAAAAGCAATTGATTCGTTTGATTCTCTGAcaattgaatttttttcttgttggtTTGTTCGAGATATTTACTTagttttcgttttcatcattacATATTATATCCAATAAAATTGCGTCAAAAATCTCCAATAATAGGCTGGCATTCAAATACGGATTTTGCAACATGGCATGAACCCTACCAGCAGCTTCGTGAGAATCTCTTAAACCGACTACACGCCCACAAGTCTCTGCAAATAATCTTTGTAGACTAGTTAGAGCATCTTGTTCTGTTCGTAACTTTTCaccttttgttcttgtgGGCTCCACCATTCcattccttttcctttcgAACACGCCGCTATCACCCCATAGCATATTCTTAAATGCGACCACTGCTTCTAGTACCTGATCATCTGACctcaatttttgaatactGACTTTTATGTACTTTTCGATGGTGCTGCCAAGAAGTTGTTGTAAAACAGTAATTATAGCCCTGCCCCTTAACCAACCAGCATTCGTTTTATTCAGTACAAATAGCGAAATAAATAGATCACATATCTGTTTAACAAAGGATTTGTTTTGCGAATAAAAAGGGTATCCAGAAtcagtaaaaaaatgccgTTCGTCTTCATAGAAATCCAGTTCGTTGCCGAGGCCTTCGGTGGTTTGTAATTCAACGACAGAACTGCTATTGCTCgtgctgttgctgttattAGGTTCATGTGGCGGTTCTTCCGAGAAATCATCATGCATGGGATCCCTGTCTAGCTTGAACGAGGAAGGGTCCGTCAAAAATCTTCTGAAAATGTGGTCTTCGCATATTTCAGAAATAGACAGCAATTCTCTCAAGTACCtttcaagtttttgttttctttcttcatagAGTAATGTTTTCGTTACATGGTATTTCAATgacattttcatttttgatggAAACAAGTCCTGCAACTGCTTCATTGAGGACCtaaaatgttttttcaagtatGAATTTAGTTCAAAAAACTCATTGAACCTTCTTGCCATATCCCAGGAGCTTACTTGTCCATTGTTGAAGTGGTGAATATTTATGATATAATAGGTAATTTCCTTTAGGTCATTACCGGAATTCTCACTAAAGTAAGATCTTATGTAGATTTTTGTCTTTCTGAACAAACTGTTAGAATTCTCTTGCACCATATATTGCTGTTTCAGAAGTTCTTTCATTTCTAACTCTTTCAATAGTGTTCTttgtgattttttcaaaatttttaattGCGTTTGGTTATTGGTTAAATCTGCCTTCAAAATTAAATGCCTCAACAAttctaattctttttcgaTTTGGTCAATTGATATAGTCAAACTTGCTATATTGTCCCTGAAATTATTTGACAAACGGTGTTGGCTGTGATTTATATCCGAATTTGCAC
The window above is part of the Saccharomyces kudriavzevii IFO 1802 strain IFO1802 genome assembly, chromosome: 13 genome. Proteins encoded here:
- the COQ5 gene encoding 2-hexaprenyl-6-methoxy-1,4-benzoquinone methyltransferase (similar to Saccharomyces cerevisiae COQ5 (YML110C); ancestral locus Anc_8.833), which translates into the protein MLISSLVARSSLVNAPLRLSRFFTQARRVYKEEEPTAPPSPTTEQPGQKYTHFGSKTVLKSTKQKLVGDVFSSVANRYDLMNDVMSLGIHRLWKEHFINKLDAGKRPNSTTPLNFIDVAGGSGDIAFGLLDHAESKFGDNESTMDIVDINADMLKEGEKRAMEQGKYFKDPRVRFLVSNGEVLEEIESDSKDIYTVSFGIRNFTDIQKGLNTAYRVLKPGGMFYCLEFSKIENPLMDLAYQQWAKVLPVMGSMIANDYDSYQYLVESIERFPDQETFKSMIEKAGFKSAGYESLTFGVCAIHWGIKV
- the ZDS2 gene encoding Zds2p (similar to Saccharomyces cerevisiae ZDS2 (YML109W) and ZDS1 (YMR273C); ancestral locus Anc_8.831) encodes the protein MKDVQKERVQNDHGHDTVESNNNGMNSNNNIQQGRMRKTQLSKKELFEKRKSDVLIAAKSLDTEIQNVKNLKRLSIGSMDLVFDPELEFKLSSRNSYSSDSSKESLQESLHGEEIKQLEQEIEERGQDDDVYEEDDATNADDSIDITQTEYLHDEETLEKERISRKASSTSFPARVTSRNRRLSGVKSFPHDEVLDVVDSHDSNAVNFTQNLLWVPANQHPNVKPENYLELIQDTLQNIQISVDQEFDESKLELGNNHAFPNRQRSGSIVRNPSRLKTSYSKFDDEPSLAGQPQQEQEQVERRIPSSEFKSMRSVSLKEITEELTKISNNAGLTDSDAVTLARSLSMSGSFTSGNLHLSNNNAENDNEFASNMFNEIGGGIPERSSLRRSKFNTYKIRLEGSGLSQASRPNSLMSIQISEGRRSASLPASYAQLPQQQGSLNDFQEIFDHYRKTSTEWGTENTKYVDNTNYYSDEEDLTHASISQDSSFLSTDSSNNSVLMKPHNSGSMISERLDQDTISNENENTGISEPNHGWSWLNSGNENSSNNDHIYEPLMDEQDAEDCLENEEANFVNLSVSRRAKSTKRVSERINHSKNRHSPILQMPSDGSKSVVITSSVPSSPPLQSSEATIPAAAEKEQNCPDDNRPLSHKKQSLEKRLARLFKRKQHCDGSKSDAKVLKKNVKNELKKKASHSSLSKFRKSPKKKREEEEVVHDRPSSPVETITTEDFDTSSDIEPAVESPNACNILPDSNTNHSSEFVVETINELDGDDSFDISGGENDCNIDVRSDIARDTTAGPNESMGEEEESMVPSPAPQISTLLPRKLIFEDVIKPEYPNAPIKFTDSAFGFPLPMIANSTVIMFDHRLNINVERAIYRLSHLKLSDPGRELRQQVLLSNFMYSYLNLVNHTLYMEQMGSEDAVFNSDPALGMTDKNDSDGAIVIPDI
- the SKDI13G0310 gene encoding uncharacterized protein (similar to Saccharomyces cerevisiae YML108W; ancestral locus Anc_8.830), with the protein product MSKSNAYRMLVLLEDDTKISKEDEKFLKGKPGKMHEFVDELILPFEIDELDELNIWFDKFDAEICIPNEGHIKYEISSDGLIVLMLDKEIQEVVEKVKNFVEDNN
- the PML39 gene encoding Pml39p (similar to Saccharomyces cerevisiae PML39 (YML107C); ancestral locus Anc_8.828), with the protein product MDKDALDLKLRLIRDALEKNAKPASGKPTNTLGQRVITKWRYRKKPHNGSSMLPEKCKNRVQLFDDLVQQSSNEFSGFRLHDLQALLEKIRLIQNYTRLLLVEWDARWVNPLTLASKGWKPYQGQSQSQAVFKCCCCHAIMTIQSSKNGDDVTGHNKKLNEKIWNSNIIGNHLRECPWRKNQFDLNKGYYLNSQNLIMDIERIHTSIDKISSGSKEFYIKRNSSRIFHYLTEREMQKLAHFFNCKDYSLVGLLLLGYMKFQEDNLVQCTACFHRASIKGLEHTDFNGHALWCRFYNKEFLPKMLLELIPGENNALTRIGVGERLDKLETVLQNL
- the URA5 gene encoding orotate phosphoribosyltransferase URA5 (similar to Saccharomyces cerevisiae URA5 (YML106W) and URA10 (YMR271C); ancestral locus Anc_8.827), which gives rise to MPIMLEDYQKNFLELAIECQALRFGSFKLKSGRESPYFFNLGLFNTGKLLSNLATAYAIAIIQSDLKFDVIFGPAYKGIPLAAIVCVKLAEIGGSKFQNIQYAFNRKEAKDHGEGGIIVGSALENKRILIIDDVMTAGTAINEAFEIIGNAKGQVVGSIIALDRQEVVSTEDKEGLSATQSVSKNYGIPVLSIVSLIHIITYLEGRITAEEKSKIEQYLQTYGASA
- the SEC65 gene encoding RNA-binding signal recognition particle subunit SEC65 (similar to Saccharomyces cerevisiae SEC65 (YML105C); ancestral locus Anc_8.826), encoding MPRLEEIDDYNDVDDLDMDLAELDPSLRTPIAPKITTTVVRSQDQESPALFPEMNSNSNDNNNSNSSEKEQLSFINPKTGKVERSETISRKDLEEVKRFQILYPCYFDVNRSHKEGRRVPKDLAVENPLAKTMADAVRELGILCIFEGEKCHPQDFGNPGRVRVLFKENGQLVGAATTFKGGKRQLIKAVGEYMKKHPTTIESLREIPYGPDFDNIEFKEIPRVKGFKMNVIVPLHSPFLMGHPMTKSVYETPKITAAEKSFKAPKNKYKVVRR